The Chryseobacterium sp. LJ668 genome segment CTTATTGACCACACCTTCTCATTCACTTTTATCTCCGTGTATTCTTTTAGATCAAGGTCCTCTGACAACAATACTCGCTCGCCTTTGATAATTTTTGATTGACTTTGTTAATTTGCTTCGCGTTTTGTTTACTGCATTTTCAACCTGCTTTAACTTTTTGTGATACAAGTCGGCCAAGAAACTTATAGTGGCGTATGGAGTGTGGGTGCTTCTTTATCCACAAGTTCAATAATAATTAGTCTGAAAGGGAAGTCTTAAGTTTAGCTATGGACTTGGAATTTAAAAATGCTTTAAGGAGATGTAGATATATTTGTAGTGTCGGTTTTGTACTATCATTTACCACTGAACCACTATATCTTTGAGGTTCAGATATGTTGTATGCAATTTTGACATGAGAATGTAGTTAGATCAAACAGTAATTTCAGAAAAAAGAATAACTCTAAGGAAATTATTCAAGAGCATCATAATAATATATAGATATTAAATAATAAGGAGAGATGAATATTAATTACAAACAAATTGGCCCCGACGATATTGATGATTTAGAGGCGTTACTTAAGGTGTATGTCGATGTTTTTGAAATGGAAAATTTTATTATCCCAGATAAATTGCATTTGCATTCACTTATTTCAGATAATCGGATAGTCTTTCAGGTTGCTCTGGCTAATAATATGCTAATAGGTGGACTGTCCGCCTATATTTTACCATCTATCTATTCGAATATTTGTGAAGTTTATATTTATGATTTAGCAGTAAAAACAACGTTTCAAAGAAGGGGAATTGGGTGTGGCTTAATCAGTTCGCTAAAAGAATATTGCGTAGACAAAGGATACAGGTCACTATTTGTGCAAGCAGATATTGTAGATAAACATGCAATTAATTTTTATAAAGCTACGGGCGGTAAGGAGGAAAATGTTGTCCACTTTACATACCAAATTTGATCTGCTATCTGAATTTTATAGGAAATAAAATTAATCCGATATAAATTACTAAATAAAAATTGACCCGCTGTTTTATCCACATTTTCGAAGCCATTGCGATAAGTTTGTTGTGATAGCATCTAAAGACTATTTATTCAATTGTGAGTAAAAAAGTACAATTGTACCAGTGAATTTACCAAAGAAACTGGTAATTTTAGGCATGAGAGGAATACAAACATAAAGTATCTTTAAGAGATGACCTATTTAGAAATTAAACCCCACATTTTACTTCAAAACTATATTGATTCATACTGGTGCGTAAAAACTGGACTGATCCACCAACCGATGATGATTAAATTACTACCGGACGGATGTATAGATATTATATTGAATTTAGGAGCCGATATTCTTTCTGAAAATGGTAATTATGTGATGAAAAGTGGAACAGCCACCCTTGTTGGTACGATGACCGTTTTTAAGAATACATTTATACAAAATGATACTCATCTTATAGGAATCCGATTTAAGCCATTAGGCTTTTCTGCTTTTTATATATATGATTCTTTACATGCAATCACTAACAAAAGTATTGAATTTGAGAAAAAATTACTCCCTAATATTTTTCCAAACAATTTAGAAGCTAAAGATATTTTAGACGGATATTTTCTTGAAAAACTGAATCAAAAATATAATCCTCTACGAAACATTTTAAGTAATATAAATAATTATAAAGGATTAATCACTGTCGATCAACTTGCAAAAGATAATTGCATTTCAAATAGGCAACTCGAAAGAAATTTTAAACACTTTATCGGTACTAGCCCAAAAGAATACCTAAATTTTGTTAGATATCAGCTCGCATTAAAAATGATAAAGCAAAGAGCTGGCAACAGAAGTTTACTGGATATCGCGTTTGAAACCGGTTTTTATGATCACTCACATCTTACAAATCAAGTAAAAAAACGTACTGGACTACCTCCGTCTCAATTTACGGCATAAAATATTTACTACTTATGATACGTCACTAATTTTAAGTAAGCAAAATAGTGTCGTTTTTTTCCAAAGTAGAGCTAAAATTTCTTCGTTACTTTTGCCTTAAATAGTTGGTTTTTTTATAAAATTTACATGAAACAAAGAGCAAGCATCATAATGATTGGAGTTGATAATCTGGAGGCAATGAAACAATTTTATATAGAAAAATTTGAATGGCAAATTGAAGCTCAAGCTAGCGATATTATTTTTTTTAAGCTAAACGGCTTTCTATTTGGACTTTATGGGAGAAAGAACTTAGCTAATTTTGTAGGTACGACAGGAGAAAGAAGTGGTTTCAAACCCTATCTATTAGCTTACATGGTGAGTTCAAAACTAATCGTAAAACAGCTGTATAAACAGCTTAAGACAAGAGGAGTACAAATTATTGGAGAACCCGAAGAATCATCTTTTGGAGGTTATTATTTCTTGATCGCTGATGTTGAGGAAAATGTTTGGGAAATAGCTTACAATCCATTTATTAAACTTGATAAAAAAGGCAATGTAGTCGCACATCAAAATATTGATAAACTTTAAACATTAAACATTAAAATAATGATACAATTTTCTTATAC includes the following:
- a CDS encoding VOC family protein, with the protein product MKQRASIIMIGVDNLEAMKQFYIEKFEWQIEAQASDIIFFKLNGFLFGLYGRKNLANFVGTTGERSGFKPYLLAYMVSSKLIVKQLYKQLKTRGVQIIGEPEESSFGGYYFLIADVEENVWEIAYNPFIKLDKKGNVVAHQNIDKL
- a CDS encoding GNAT family N-acetyltransferase; translation: MNINYKQIGPDDIDDLEALLKVYVDVFEMENFIIPDKLHLHSLISDNRIVFQVALANNMLIGGLSAYILPSIYSNICEVYIYDLAVKTTFQRRGIGCGLISSLKEYCVDKGYRSLFVQADIVDKHAINFYKATGGKEENVVHFTYQI
- a CDS encoding helix-turn-helix domain-containing protein; protein product: MTYLEIKPHILLQNYIDSYWCVKTGLIHQPMMIKLLPDGCIDIILNLGADILSENGNYVMKSGTATLVGTMTVFKNTFIQNDTHLIGIRFKPLGFSAFYIYDSLHAITNKSIEFEKKLLPNIFPNNLEAKDILDGYFLEKLNQKYNPLRNILSNINNYKGLITVDQLAKDNCISNRQLERNFKHFIGTSPKEYLNFVRYQLALKMIKQRAGNRSLLDIAFETGFYDHSHLTNQVKKRTGLPPSQFTA